From a single Apostichopus japonicus isolate 1M-3 chromosome 12, ASM3797524v1, whole genome shotgun sequence genomic region:
- the LOC139977376 gene encoding uncharacterized protein yields MKTANMGAPIDAPPPYPNGEKADSPPYTEGTAYPPLLQQGYPQMGQLPQAQQPAPGYSAQQPAPGHQDSDESDDDDDDDDVNDPPYCLDDDQPPQQNMRCGRRKLRDYVSDSEDSDEDCSDSNGVLQRLANLRYLREGNYKKPRRTCPFCSKSYSEKLARHIGTIHRHIPQVAAALKLPKKEMDEAFSKMRKEGILMVNKEKMKSRTPVFERERNTASNQPLVMCGLCKGFYVKKCFSRHKIKCQGDSCEEACTIPVSLLMSETTNQNKLLSEFSVNILYKFRGDEVGSICREDPVILNVGKRLWDKGRAKENKKTEVRKSVMSDMRRLASLYLHFKEQKTIHASHFTLETGTSRDMFDRKNFSILSEAINAYTLNKEKASIKSGLKLGIYYLLKKASKVIKATHLVEENDIAAADIDRFVSVLELNQNFLFGDASYQINMNRQKNLRKPAALRLEEDINKLRSYTVATLNSMMNDDFIIWDSHNFKKLRDLTVTRLTLFNARRGGEPSRLSLDEWRQASCNAWIDKQKAEAIQDPVAKHLLNELKVTYQSGKGNNHLVPVLFPDDCIKPMETLTSKETRSTACIRQCNPYACTQGSNNHVSGWHALNGVCDDAGIDSTSNLTATKNRHRISTIYASLEIPEKERALFFKHMGHSADINENIYQAPAAIMEVVRVGKQLQQIDKANPSTQNDEYSSDGAENSSANPSTQNDEYSSDGAESSSSDSQAGTILSSEAEYHVQRGCKRKHDDAGKVKLGRKCTRWNQKDTAQVLKYFKGMITGTQNKTIPGRHDVEVFLKKCRLSTSYDCLTIRTKVMNERNKWHRLNGLQE; encoded by the exons aAAACTGCAAACATGGGTGCTCCAATAGATGCTCCTCCACCATATCCCAATGGCGAAAAAGCAG ATTCACCTCCTTATACCGAGGGCACGGCTTACCCTCCTCTCTTGCAACAGGGATATCCACAAATGGGGCAATTACCTCAAGCACAACAGCCAGCCCCAGGGTATTCGGCACAACAACCAGCCCCAGGGCATC AGGATTCTGATGAaagc gatgatgatgatgatgatgatgatgtaaatgaTCCACCGTATTGCCTAGATGATGATCAGCCT CCACAACAGAATATGCGATGCGGTAGACGAAAATTGCGTGACTATGTTTCAGATAGTGAGGACTCTGATGAGGATTGTTCTGATAGCAATGGGGTGTTGCAACGACTTGCAAATCTACGTTACCTAAGAGAAGGAAACTACAAAAAACCAAGAAGAACATGCCCATTTTGCTCTAAATCCTACAGTGAGAAACTGGCAAGACACATTGGAACTATCCATAGACACATTCCACAAGTTGCTGCAGCATTGAAGCTTCCAAAGAAGGAAATGGATGAAGCCTTTTCAAAGATGAGGAAGGAGGGGATCCTGAtggtaaacaaagaaaagatgaaaagcAGAACACCAGtgtttgagagagagagaaacactGCATCCAATCAACCCCTTGTCATGTGTGGACTATGCAAAGGTTTCTATGTCAAAAAGTGTTTCTCCAGACATAAGATAAAGTGTCAAGGTGATAGCTGTGAAGAAGCATGTACAATACCTGTGTCATTACTAATGTCTgaaacaacaaaccaaaacaaacttTTGTCCGAGTTTAGTGTAAACATTTTATACAAATTCCGAGGCGATGAAGTTGGTTCTATTTGCAGAGAGGACCCTGTGATCCTGAATGTTGGCAAAAGACTATGGGATAAGGGACGAGCCAAGGAAAACAAGAAAACGGAGGTTCGTAAGTCTGTAATGAGTGACATGAGGAGACTTGCCTCACTTTATCTGCACTTCAAGGAGCAAAAGACTATCCATGCTTCACATTTTACTCTGGAAACTGGTACATCAAGGGATATGTTTGATCGAAAGAACTTCAGCATCCTGAGTGAAGCAATTAATGCTTACACACTAAACAAAGAGAAAGCCAGTATCAAGTCAGGATTAAAACTTGGTATCTATTATCTTCTAAAGAAGGCCTCAAAGGTGATCAAAGCAACACATCTTGTAGAAGAGAATGACATTGCAGCAGCTGACATAGACAGGTTTGTCTCTGTTCTAGAGCTAAATCAGAACTTTCTGTTTGGAGATGCTTCATATCAAATAAATATGAACCGCCAAAAGAACTTGAGAAAACCTGCGGCACTTCGATTGGAAGAAGACATCAACAAACTTCGAAGTTATACTGTGGCAACATTGAACTCAATGATGAATGATGACTTTATCATCTGGGATTCACACAACTTTAAGAAATTACGGGATCTAACTGTCACAAGATTAACACTCTTCAATGCAAGAAGAGGTGGTGAGCCCAGTCGTTTGTCATTGGATGAGTGGAGACAGGCCAGTTGTAATGCTTGGATTGATAAGCAAAAGGCAGAGGCTATTCAGGATCCTGTAGCGAAACATCTCCTTAATGAGCTCAAAGTCACATACCAATCTGGCAAAGGTAACAACCACTTGGTTCCAGTATTGTTCCCTGATGATTGTATTAAGCCCATGGAAACACTCACTAGCAAGGAAACCAGAAGCACAGCATGCATAAGACAATGCAACCCATACGCATGCACACAAGGATCCAACAATCATGTGAGTGGATGGCACGCCCTTAATGGTGTTTGTGATGACGCAGGCATTGACAGCACATCAAATCTTACAGCCACCAAAAATAGGCACAGAATTAGCACCATCTATGCATCACTTGAAATTCCTGAAAAGGAGAGAGCACTCTTTTTTAAGCATATGGGACACAGTGCAgacataaatgaaaacatttatcaAGCACCTGCTGCAATAATGGAGGTTGTGAGAGTAGGGAAGCAACTGCAACAAATTGATAAAG CAAATCCATCCACGCAAAATGATGAGTACTCTTCCGATGGTGCAGAGAACAGCTCAG CAAATCCATCCACTCAAAATGATGAGTACTCTTCCGATGGTGCAGAGAGCAGCAGTTCAG ACAGTCAGGCAGGCACCATTTTAAGCTCTGAAGCAGAGTACCACGTTCAACGAG GATGCAAACGAAAGCATGATGATGCTGGTAAAGTAAAATTAG GACGAAAATGTACAAGATGGAATCAAAAGGATACTGCGCAGGTGCTTAAATACTTCAAAGGAATGATTACTGGCACCCAAAATAAAACCATACCAG GTAGACATGACGTGGAAGTATTTCTCAAGAAATGCAGACTATCAACATCGTATGATTGCTTGACCATAAGAACTAAGGTCatgaatgaaagaaacaagTGGCATCGGTTAAATGGCCTACAAGAATAA